The following is a genomic window from Fulvia fulva chromosome 9, complete sequence.
ACACAATGACATCGAGCTGACCCCTTTCCAGGATCCCAGCCATGACCGCCTCCCACACCAGAGCCCACCTCAACATGCTCCCCGCCGAGCTCCGTATCCGCATCTACGAATACGTCCTTGCTCGCGATGACGACAAGCCCTTCAGAACAAACCCTAACACCTACCGTAAAGCACGGGCTCAAAGCGTCGTCACCATCACTCAGCGAACAGCCATGCCCGCGCTCCTCCGCCTCGATCGTCAGATCCGCTCCGAAGCCCTGCCAATCTTCTACAGCCAGACGACATTCGTGATTGTGGCAACGCCAACGACGAGAGATCAGCGCTATTTTGGCGAGTGGCTGAAGCTGGTCGGAGATCGTGATGCTGCGATGATTAGAAGGCTCGTTGTGTGGTACGAATCGAGACATCGGCTGAACCCTCTGGAGCGGAAGGTAAGAAGGGACGCCAAGGATGTAAGCAGGAAGCCGCGCAAGCAGGATGCTATTGAGGACGTGGGACTGGGAGGTTGTGTTGTGCCGTATGGTTCAATCAGGGTGGCTTATGGAGCTTCGAAGCTGAGTGGGTGTAAGTATATTAACGATTAGAGGAGAAGCGAGTGGAGGCTGGAATGATGTTGCGAGTGAGCGGGTTCCGTGGGTTCGAATCATGACACCCATGCGACTTATTCGCCGATAAATCGTTACTGGGATCAGTAGGAGTCTGTTATGGCTGCGTTCGGTGGCAATATATCAGCATGTCCTTCTATATCCCTCATCTATGATCTCAAACCTCTAAGCCGCTATCTGAGCCGTCCGCAACGGCACATCATTCAGCTCATCAGCATCTACCGCGGTCTTCTCCGAAGCCAGATCTTTCCCATCGCCGAGCTTGTTATTCGGCATGACGAACGCCAACAGGAACACGACTGGGAAGCACATCACAAGTGCCACCCAGGTCATGTATCCTATCACGTCCGAATACTAAGAGATCTGTCAGCAACCCGTTTGCACACAGCCGGGGATAAACTCACCGCAGCATTAACAGCAACCCTCTGCACACTGCCCCACTCGGGAAGCGTGCCCGTAATGGAGTCATAGACGCTCTCAATCACATCCTCACCCACCCCACTCCCCAGCCTGAACCGCAGCCGGTCCTTAAATGAGCTGGTATATATCCCCCCAGCAATCGCACTCCCAATCCCCCCTCCCAAATGAAGACTCATGGCAATCATCGCCGTAATCCTCGCAACATCCGCATGCGGCACCACAATCTGACTCGCCACAATCATCGTCGTCTCAATAATCCCGCTACCCGCACCCTGAATAATCTGCCCGATGAAGAGCTCGAAGAGCGTACTGTTGTTGGTGCGGAGACGGGTCATGAGGCCGTATCCGATTAGGCGAACGATCGAGCCGAAGACGGCCAGCCATTTGTAGGCGCGCATTCGGTGCATCAGGGCGAGGCCGAGGATTACTTGGCCGACGCCGGAGGCGTGTTTGAGGTAGGTTGCGTCTCGGGGCGAGAGGTCGTGTGCTGCGACGGACCAGGGGAAGAGGTAGGTGTGGGTCACGGTGTAGCCGATGGCATCGAGGATTGCTACGGAGAGGGTCGCGGCGATGGCGGGGAGTTTGAAGTAGCTGCCAGGCACTGCTGGATGGCGAGCAATGCGACGTTCGTACTGCCATCCGCAGAGAAGGAGGGTGATACCGAGGACGAAAAGGGCAGGGACCCAGCCCGTTTTCCAGTGGCCGCTGCTCTTGGATGAGAGGGTTATGGGAACCAGGACCATGGCGAGGCCGAGGGTCAGGAGTACTAGGCCGCCTAGATCGACCTGCAACGCGAAGTCGCGGAAGCTGATCTTCTTTTTAACCACTGCTCCGGCTTTTCTGGCCTCCCGTTGTCTGCGGAATAAAGTCATGACCAGGAAGCAAGCGCCTGCTGGGTAGAAGATCGCGAGGAGAGCGTAGCCCCATCTCCATCCGATGCCGTTGACGACTTTATCGACTAGAATACCAGAGACTGCTGGCGTGAGCAGACTGGGCAGAAAGAACGCATTAGCCGCCAATCCTCGATTCCGCATCGAAGTAAAGTCGGCGATCAAGACGAAAGTGAGAACATGAGTTCCCGCCGCTCCTGCTGTATAGACGGCGGCGCCAAGAGCGAACGTGTTGAAGGATCCTGCGAAAGTCTCGACAATGTACGCCACCACGTAGAGGCTGACGGCGAATGCGTAAGTTTCTGCTCGGCCTAGGACATCGGATGCTTTGGCGAACGGGAGCTTGAGCACGACGGAAATGACCGAGCTGGCTACGTCTAGTGTGCCTTCTTCGGAGAGTTTGTTCAGACCGGACAGGGCGTATGTGCTGAATGAGCCAGCCATTGAGCCTTCTAGGCCGCTGGAAGGTGGTTGTTAGTTACTGCGATTTTGGAATATTTTCGGAATATGCCTACCCGACCACGATCATGATGACCAGCCTGTACGCGGATTGTCAACACTGGCTTCATTTGAATGAGTAGTCCTCTTACCCAATGATGAAATGCCTTCTCGTCGTGGAGGACCATGCTGTCGCATCAAGATGTGACTTCTCAGCACCTGCCATCTCCTGAAGTTCCAGGTCGTCGTCATCTTCGGAGAACGTTTTCGACTTTCGATCCCGTAGTTCAGTATCGTTGTCAGCTATCACGTCAATGCCACTCAGTCCGAAAGAGTCCGAAGGTCCCAAAGCCACATCTTGGGATCCGCTGGTGGATGTTAGCCTGGACCGGGTCGTGCTGGTGGGCCGTACTTACGCAGTATGTAGTAATTGATACTTTGTCCCCGATGGTAACATCTTGCGCCGTGTACTCCAGATATGAAGTGCTTCCAAACGCCTGACCAACAGACGAGGTTCCTCCCAATCCGGGTTTCAGATGCCAGACCCGCTCAATATCGTGTCGCGGTAGGTCATGAGATTCGCGTGGCTTGTGTATGGTGGCAGAGATTCTGACGACCTTCTCAGACGGTAGGCAGCGAGCATGTGTTGTTGGTATTTACGAATACGGCCGGGTGAGATGTGGCATTGCTGGCAGTTGGTGAGACCACCATTCCCCTGCCTCTTGTCCGTGTGTGCCGAGAGTCAAGGTAGCTTGCAGGGAGAGAGACAAAGAAAGCATACTTTTTCAGTCTCAGTGTCGGCATCGTCCAAGTTCTTTGACACCAACACTATCCACGGGAGACTTCAGCCTTGTTGATAGGGGTTTGCTTCAAGAGGATGATCATGTTGTGTCGTTGTGGCGTGAATGCCATGATGGGGAAGGCTGACGCGTGGATCGCATGAGCCTTGAGACATGTCATCGGCATTCCATCAACACAGCCTCGCTTGTTGCACGTCTGCGGTCGCAAGGGAAGAGATAGCACAACAGGCACATGTAGGAGTGATGTCTGTCGACAAGGTGGGGCTTGATGGAAGCAGGTTTGCCTTTCGCCCATCTTGCCCCACGTCCAGCTCCTCCTTGGTGAGCGATGCAGCGCGACATCCGAGGGCGGAAGCAGGACGATG
Proteins encoded in this region:
- a CDS encoding MFS siderochrome iron transporter C; amino-acid sequence: MLPSGTKYQLLHTAGSQDVALGPSDSFGLSGIDVIADNDTELRDRKSKTFSEDDDDLELQEMAGAEKSHLDATAWSSTTRRHFIIGLVIMIVVGGLEGSMAGSFSTYALSGLNKLSEEGTLDVASSVISVVLKLPFAKASDVLGRAETYAFAVSLYVVAYIVETFAGSFNTFALGAAVYTAGAAGTHVLTFVLIADFTSMRNRGLAANAFFLPSLLTPAVSGILVDKVVNGIGWRWGYALLAIFYPAGACFLVMTLFRRQREARKAGAVVKKKISFRDFALQVDLGGLVLLTLGLAMVLVPITLSSKSSGHWKTGWVPALFVLGITLLLCGWQYERRIARHPAVPGSYFKLPAIAATLSVAILDAIGYTVTHTYLFPWSVAAHDLSPRDATYLKHASGVGQVILGLALMHRMRAYKWLAVFGSIVRLIGYGLMTRLRTNNSTLFELFIGQIIQGAGSGIIETTMIVASQIVVPHADVARITAMIAMSLHLGGGIGSAIAGGIYTSSFKDRLRFRLGSGVGEDVIESVYDSITGTLPEWGSVQRVAVNAAYSDVIGYMTWVALVMCFPVVFLLAFVMPNNKLGDGKDLASEKTAVDADELNDVPLRTAQIAA